From a region of the Burkholderia sp. PAMC 26561 genome:
- a CDS encoding LysR family transcriptional regulator yields the protein MEIRQLEAFAAVMSAGSVTAAGRLLGRSQPAVSRSIQELEAEIGYPLFQRFGPRVAPTREASELHQDVERTLASLRQVKSRAEQIAMQAPPPLTIAATSALAAGLVPHALALLNLTHALESVHLRSAAPEQVVDAVLNGMVDLGVSSLPLEHRGVLVHWIGESACVAAVRADDPLAKAPRIALSDFAGRRLVTMQNPYRLRPRLDAAFAQAGVRTAGVIETNSSLNALGAVRAGLGLAVLEPVTAHGLPVEGVVLRPLDIRIPFLFGVITPEFRPPSAATLAAADALMHAAAEILPDFVLHDAGQHSAILQALYGEADDTLNPTEEPAT from the coding sequence GGCGATCGCAGCCGGCGGTATCGCGTTCCATACAAGAACTCGAGGCGGAGATCGGCTACCCGCTATTCCAGCGTTTCGGTCCGCGCGTCGCGCCGACGCGTGAGGCGTCCGAGCTTCACCAGGACGTAGAACGCACGCTTGCAAGCCTGAGACAGGTCAAGTCGCGTGCGGAACAGATCGCAATGCAGGCGCCACCGCCGCTGACCATCGCTGCCACGTCCGCGCTTGCGGCCGGCCTCGTGCCCCACGCGCTCGCGTTGCTCAACCTGACCCATGCGCTCGAATCCGTGCATCTGCGCAGCGCCGCGCCCGAACAGGTCGTCGACGCCGTACTGAACGGCATGGTCGATCTGGGCGTGTCCAGCTTGCCGCTGGAACATCGCGGCGTGCTCGTTCACTGGATTGGCGAGTCTGCGTGCGTGGCCGCCGTGCGCGCCGATGACCCGCTGGCAAAAGCGCCGCGTATCGCGTTGAGCGACTTCGCCGGCCGCCGTCTTGTAACGATGCAAAACCCCTACCGCCTGCGCCCCCGTCTCGATGCGGCGTTCGCGCAAGCCGGCGTGCGCACGGCTGGCGTGATCGAAACGAACTCATCGCTGAATGCGCTTGGAGCCGTTCGCGCGGGCCTCGGGCTCGCCGTGCTGGAACCGGTGACCGCACACGGTTTGCCCGTGGAAGGCGTGGTGCTGCGCCCGCTCGATATCCGCATACCGTTCCTGTTCGGCGTCATCACACCGGAGTTCCGGCCGCCGAGCGCGGCGACGCTGGCCGCCGCCGATGCCCTCATGCACGCCGCCGCCGAGATCCTTCCCGACTTCGTCCTGCACGACGCCGGCCAGCACAGCGCGATTCTCCAGGCGCTCTACGGCGAAGCCGACGACACCCTCAATCCGACCGAAGAGCCCGCCACGTGA
- a CDS encoding NAD(P)-binding domain-containing protein → MSLDINVSSNQIKGLAALEARLAEDLSLLELPAREWVTSRTHNGHDVLDVAVIGGGMAGMAASAALKLLGVRARIFDRSPQGFEGPWATTARMETLRSPKQLTGPALGLPALTFRAWFEAQFGAEAWQALDKIDRLQWMEYLVWYRRVLALDVRNGHIIEAVTPRADGLVVLSVRTHEKRFDVFARRVVLATGRDGLGGPALPGFIDGLPRSRWAHSSNRVDFSTLRGKRIAVVGGGSSAMDSAATALEAGAASVDLLIRRPDLPRVNKGKGAGNPGLTHGHQTLPDEWKWKIRHYINTVQVPPPRGSTLRVSRHHPSVRFNLGCPVLSVEETADGLAIHTPKGTFAADFLIVSTGFKVDWNARPEFAAFAPFIRTWADRYTPPPGDEDAELSDSPDVGPAFEFIGKTPGDCPGLSNVHCFCYPATLSHGAVSGDIPAISTGAKRLAQGIASLLYREDVEQHYAALEAYAEPELFGDEFTPADAPPQYAGDR, encoded by the coding sequence GTGAGCCTCGACATCAACGTTTCATCGAACCAGATCAAAGGGCTCGCGGCGCTCGAGGCGCGGCTTGCCGAGGACCTGTCCCTTCTCGAATTGCCGGCGCGCGAATGGGTGACGAGCAGGACGCACAATGGCCATGACGTGCTGGACGTCGCGGTGATCGGCGGCGGGATGGCGGGGATGGCGGCATCGGCGGCGTTGAAGTTGCTCGGCGTGCGCGCACGCATCTTCGATCGCTCGCCGCAGGGGTTCGAAGGACCCTGGGCCACGACTGCGCGCATGGAAACGCTACGCTCGCCAAAACAGCTGACCGGGCCGGCGCTCGGCTTGCCCGCACTCACGTTTCGCGCGTGGTTCGAAGCGCAGTTCGGGGCTGAAGCATGGCAGGCGCTCGACAAGATCGACCGGCTGCAGTGGATGGAATATCTGGTCTGGTATCGCCGCGTGCTCGCACTCGACGTCCGCAATGGCCACATCATCGAAGCCGTGACGCCGCGTGCGGATGGTCTTGTGGTGCTGAGCGTTCGCACGCACGAAAAACGTTTCGATGTCTTCGCGCGGCGCGTCGTGCTTGCAACCGGACGCGATGGTCTGGGCGGACCGGCGTTGCCGGGTTTTATCGACGGGTTGCCGCGTTCGCGTTGGGCGCATTCATCGAACAGGGTTGATTTCAGCACACTTCGCGGCAAGCGTATCGCCGTCGTCGGGGGCGGATCGTCGGCCATGGACAGTGCGGCGACCGCACTTGAAGCCGGCGCTGCGAGTGTCGATTTGCTGATCAGACGTCCGGACCTGCCACGCGTGAACAAGGGCAAGGGTGCAGGCAATCCGGGCCTGACGCACGGCCACCAGACTCTTCCCGATGAATGGAAGTGGAAGATCCGGCACTACATCAATACGGTGCAGGTGCCGCCGCCGCGGGGCAGCACGTTACGGGTGTCGCGTCATCATCCCAGCGTGCGGTTCAATCTTGGCTGCCCGGTTTTGTCGGTGGAAGAAACAGCCGATGGTCTCGCCATCCACACGCCGAAGGGCACATTCGCGGCCGACTTCCTGATCGTCTCGACGGGCTTCAAGGTGGACTGGAACGCGCGCCCGGAATTCGCCGCGTTCGCGCCGTTCATCCGCACATGGGCCGACCGGTACACCCCGCCACCTGGTGACGAAGACGCCGAACTGTCCGACTCACCCGATGTCGGCCCGGCCTTCGAATTCATCGGGAAGACGCCGGGGGATTGCCCGGGTTTGTCGAATGTTCATTGCTTCTGCTATCCGGCAACGCTTTCGCACGGCGCCGTCTCCGGCGACATTCCCGCCATCAGCACGGGCGCGAAACGTCTCGCGCAAGGCATCGCGAGTTTGCTGTACCGCGAAGACGTGGAGCAGCATTACGCGGCGCTCGAAGCCTACGCGGAGCCCGAACTTTTCGGCGATGAATTCACGCCCGCCGACGCACCGCCCCAGTATGCGGGGGACCGATGA